A genome region from Bufo gargarizans isolate SCDJY-AF-19 chromosome 2, ASM1485885v1, whole genome shotgun sequence includes the following:
- the LOC122925672 gene encoding protein ZBED8-like, translating into MSSKKRKWSDEYVQYGFSFITERDGSQRPNCMICNAKLSNSSLAPAKRREHFLKLHGDGKYKNTTLAEFKVRRARFDEKASLPVLGFVPINKPILIASYEVAYLIAKQGKPHTIGETLIKPAVLKMANIMLGKAAEVKLSQIPLSNDTISDRIEDMSKDILAQIVADLISSPAKFSLQLDENTDVSNLSQLAVFVRYVKDDVIKEEFLFCKPLTTTTKAADVKKLVDDFFKDNNLSWDMVSAVCSDGAPALLGRKSGFGAPVNFDAPHIIVTHCILHRHALATKTLPPKLAEVLKIVVECVNYVRNSALRHRIFRELCKEMGSEFEVLLYHSNVRWLSRGQVLNRVFAVRVELALFLQEHQQADCFKYSEFILILAYMTDIFAALNHLNQQMQGGGVNIIEAEENLKAFQKKLPL; encoded by the coding sequence ATGTCAAGCAAAAAAAGAAAGTGGTCGGACGAATATGTACAATATGGATTCTCATTTATAACGGAACGTGATGGGAGTCAGCGTCCTAACTGTATGATTTGCAATGCCAAGTTGAGCAATTCTAGTCTAGCACCGGCAAAACGAAGAGAACACTTCCTTAAGCTGCATGGAGATGGAAAATACAAGAACACAACGCTCGCTGAATTCAAGGTGAGGAGAGCCAGATTCGATGAAAAGGCTAGTCTGCCTGTTCTCGGCTTTGTACCCATCAACAAACCGATCCTCATAGCATCGTACGAAGTTGCTTACCTGATCGCAAAGCAGGGCAAACCCCACACCATTGGTGAAACACTCATAAAACCAGCTGTGTTGAAGATGGCGAATATCATGCTGGGAAAAGCGGCTGAAGTTAAGTTATCCCAAATTCCTCTTTCAAATGACACCATCAGCGACAGAATAGAGGACATGAGCAAAGACATCTTGGCTCAAATAGTTGCAGATCTGATTTCAAGCCCGGCAAAATTCAGCCTTCAACTCGACGAGAACACAGACGTCTCCAATCTAAGCCAGCTTGCAGTATTCGTGCGCTATGTGAAAGACGACGTGATAAAGGAAGAGTTTTTATTTTGTAAGCCTCTTACAACAACAACTAAGGCAGCCGATGTGAAGAAACTTGTGGATGACTTCTTCAAAGACAACAATCTTTCGTGGGATATGGTTTCTGCAGTTTGTTCGGATGGAGCTCCAGCCTTGCTGGGAAGAAAGTCTGGTTTTGGTGCGCCAGTGAATTTCGATGCACCACACATCATTGTTACGCATTGTATTCTGCATAGGCATGCATTGGCAACAAAAACCTTGCCTCCAAAACTGGCAGAAGTATTAAAAATTGTAGTGGAATGTGTGAACTATGTGCGAAATAGTGCTCTGAGGCACCGCATCTTCAGGGAGCTGTGTAAAGAAATGGGATCTGAATTTGAGGTACTTCTGTACCATTCCAACGTTCGGTGGTTATCCCGGGGACAGGTGTTGAATCGTGTTTTTGCCGTGCGTGTGGAATTAGCCCTGTTTTTGCAAGAGCACCAACAAGCAGATTGCTTCAAATATTCTGAGTTCATTCTCATTTTAGCATACATGACTGATATCTTTGCAGCTCTAAATCATCTCAATCAACAGATGCAGGGCGGTGGAGTCAACATCATCGAAGCGGAAGAAAACCTGAAGGCTTTTCAAAAAAAGCTACCGTTATAG